In Pseudomonas poae, a single genomic region encodes these proteins:
- a CDS encoding GDP-L-fucose synthase, translating to MARDLDARIFVAGHRGMVGSAIVRRLWALGYTQILTAGRDELDLLDTAAVQAYFAEQRVDQVYLAAAKVGGIHANATYPADFIYQNLMIQANVVHAAHSHGVEKLLFLGSSCIYPVHAPQPMIEAVLLDGALEPTNEPYAVAKIAGIKLCESYNRQHGRDYRSVMPTNLYGPGDNYHPENSHVIAALLRRFHEATQRGDDEVVIWGSGRPRREFLHVDDMAAASVHVMELEPARYREQTLPMRSHLNVGTGVDCTIAELAQALARVTGFQGRLRFDASKPDGAPRKLLDVSRINALGWEAYIPLEEGLRDAYNAYRAALEQPRGH from the coding sequence ATGGCACGTGATCTTGATGCGCGCATCTTTGTCGCCGGCCATCGCGGCATGGTCGGTTCGGCCATTGTGCGGCGCCTGTGGGCCCTGGGGTATACGCAGATCCTCACGGCCGGGCGTGATGAACTCGACCTGCTGGACACGGCTGCGGTGCAGGCGTACTTCGCCGAGCAACGTGTGGACCAGGTGTACCTGGCGGCGGCCAAGGTCGGCGGGATTCACGCCAATGCCACGTACCCGGCGGACTTCATCTACCAGAACCTGATGATCCAGGCCAACGTGGTCCACGCGGCCCACAGCCACGGCGTCGAGAAATTGTTGTTCCTCGGCTCGTCGTGCATCTACCCGGTGCATGCGCCCCAACCGATGATCGAAGCGGTGTTGCTCGATGGCGCGTTGGAACCCACCAACGAGCCTTACGCGGTGGCCAAGATCGCCGGGATCAAGCTGTGCGAAAGCTATAACCGCCAACACGGCCGCGATTACCGCAGCGTGATGCCCACCAACCTGTACGGCCCGGGCGACAACTATCACCCGGAAAACAGCCACGTGATCGCGGCCTTGTTACGGCGCTTCCACGAGGCGACGCAACGGGGTGATGACGAGGTGGTGATCTGGGGCAGCGGGCGCCCGCGCCGTGAGTTTTTGCATGTGGATGACATGGCCGCCGCCAGCGTGCATGTGATGGAACTGGAGCCGGCGCGCTACCGCGAGCAGACCCTGCCAATGCGTTCGCACCTCAACGTCGGCACCGGGGTGGATTGCACCATCGCCGAGCTGGCCCAGGCGCTGGCGCGGGTGACCGGGTTCCAGGGCCGCCTGCGTTTCGACGCGAGCAAACCTGACGGCGCACCGCGCAAGTTGCTGGACGTGAGCCGCATCAACGCCCTTGGCTGGGAAGCCTACATACCGCTGGAGGAGGGCCTGCGCGATGCCTACAACGCTTACCGCGCGGCGCTCGAACAGCCTCGGGGCCACTGA